From the genome of Saccharicrinis carchari, one region includes:
- the rpmB gene encoding 50S ribosomal protein L28, whose product MSKVCQITGKRFMVGNNVSHSKRRTKRRFDVNLFKKRFFLVEEGRWMDLRVSASGLRLINKVGLLAALKSAKEKGLITKF is encoded by the coding sequence ATGTCAAAAGTTTGTCAGATAACTGGAAAAAGGTTCATGGTAGGGAATAATGTTTCTCACTCCAAAAGAAGAACCAAAAGAAGATTTGATGTAAATCTATTTAAAAAACGTTTCTTCCTGGTGGAAGAAGGACGTTGGATGGACCTTAGGGTTTCGGCTTCCGGGCTTAGATTAATCAACAAGGTTGGTTTGTTAGCAGCTTTGAAATCCGCTAAAGAAAAAGGGTTAATAACTAAATTTTAA
- the rpmG gene encoding 50S ribosomal protein L33, with amino-acid sequence MAKKAKGNRIQVILECTEHKESGMAGTSRYVSVKNRKNTPDRMELKKYNPILKRYTVHREIK; translated from the coding sequence ATGGCTAAAAAAGCAAAAGGAAATCGTATTCAGGTTATTCTTGAATGCACAGAGCACAAGGAGAGTGGAATGGCTGGAACAAGCCGTTACGTTTCTGTAAAAAACAGAAAAAATACTCCCGACAGAATGGAATTGAAAAAGTATAACCCTATTTTAAAGCGTTATACCGTACATAGAGAAATTAAATAA
- a CDS encoding DUF4295 domain-containing protein, giving the protein MAKKSVATLQKGGGKGHSKVIKMVKSPKTGAYSFKEEIVINDEVKDFFKK; this is encoded by the coding sequence ATGGCTAAAAAATCAGTAGCAACATTACAAAAAGGGGGCGGTAAAGGTCACTCCAAAGTGATTAAAATGGTAAAGTCGCCCAAAACTGGTGCCTACTCTTTTAAAGAAGAGATAGTAATCAATGACGAAGTAAAAGATTTTTTCAAAAAATAA
- a CDS encoding competence/damage-inducible protein A, which translates to MKIEIITIGDELLIGQVIDTNSAWMGRQLNNAGFELSRVNSISDSEEEILNILHEASQRADVVLMTGGLGPTKDDITKKTLCKYFDTQLLFDEQVFEDIKNLLKVYVPNINELNRQQAMVPANCTVIRNPVGSAPIMWFDRGGTIYVSMPGVPSEMKNAMGNEILPRLLKRFSNGIIVHKTVVVSGIPESSLAEMLSEFERSMPDFVKLAYLPSAGRIRLRFTGRGKDKDRIERTLDKLIAQLETIVGDSILAYGDLTTVEVIAALFTHKKISLSTAESCTGGNIAHQITKLPGSSNYFKGSVVAYHNEVKINLLNVDSAQLEQNGAVSQYVVEQMAQGVRTKLGTDYSVATSGIAGPDGGSQDKPVGTIWIAVAGPNNIESACFSFGSQRERNIVRSTEMALVMLKKMVDRDRS; encoded by the coding sequence ATGAAAATAGAAATTATAACCATAGGCGATGAGTTGCTCATCGGTCAAGTAATAGATACCAATTCGGCCTGGATGGGCAGGCAGTTGAACAACGCGGGCTTTGAGCTGTCGCGGGTCAACTCCATTTCCGATTCCGAAGAGGAGATATTGAACATACTGCACGAAGCCTCGCAAAGGGCCGATGTGGTTTTGATGACCGGCGGCCTGGGGCCTACCAAGGACGACATCACCAAAAAAACGCTGTGCAAGTATTTCGATACGCAATTGCTGTTCGATGAACAGGTGTTTGAGGATATAAAAAATCTGTTAAAAGTATATGTCCCCAATATAAACGAGCTGAACAGACAGCAGGCCATGGTGCCGGCTAATTGCACCGTGATACGCAACCCCGTGGGCTCTGCGCCCATTATGTGGTTCGACCGGGGCGGCACCATCTATGTTTCGATGCCGGGCGTACCGTCAGAAATGAAAAACGCGATGGGAAATGAGATCCTTCCACGTCTCCTGAAACGTTTCAGCAATGGTATCATCGTTCATAAAACGGTTGTGGTGAGCGGTATCCCCGAATCATCGCTGGCCGAAATGTTAAGCGAGTTCGAGCGTTCGATGCCGGATTTTGTTAAGCTGGCCTACCTGCCCTCGGCGGGCAGGATAAGATTGAGGTTTACCGGTAGGGGCAAAGATAAAGATAGGATAGAGCGCACATTGGATAAGCTGATAGCACAACTGGAAACCATCGTGGGCGATTCTATTTTGGCCTATGGCGATCTGACTACCGTTGAAGTTATTGCAGCTTTGTTCACCCACAAAAAAATAAGCCTCTCAACGGCCGAAAGCTGCACCGGAGGGAATATCGCGCACCAAATAACAAAACTCCCGGGCAGCTCAAACTATTTTAAGGGAAGCGTGGTGGCCTATCATAACGAGGTAAAAATAAACTTGTTGAATGTTGATTCTGCCCAATTGGAACAAAATGGTGCGGTAAGCCAATACGTGGTAGAGCAGATGGCCCAAGGGGTTCGTACCAAGCTCGGAACCGACTATTCCGTGGCCACCTCGGGCATTGCCGGACCGGATGGCGGAAGCCAGGATAAACCTGTTGGCACTATCTGGATAGCAGTAGCAGGGCCCAACAACATCGAAAGCGCATGCTTTAGCTTTGGTAGCCAGCGCGAACGCAATATAGTACGAAGTACGGAAATGGCACTGGTAATGCTGAAGAAGATGGTGGACAGGGATAGAAGTTGA
- a CDS encoding T9SS type A sorting domain-containing protein, with the protein MKYIYSLIIILGISLTAMAQLHVIGSAGGEAENITGSVSWTLGETFVNTTGGSNMQVTQGFQQGNFQVSTAIDKSEEWGIEIKVYPNPVKNLLTVETQQQSVKLRFRLYNVNGKLLKNGTVDASRQSINLSNYPPGNYIFQMLEASELIKSFNVVKQE; encoded by the coding sequence ATGAAATATATATATTCTCTAATAATAATTTTAGGCATTTCTTTAACTGCAATGGCACAGCTACATGTTATAGGCAGCGCAGGTGGAGAAGCGGAAAATATTACCGGTTCCGTATCCTGGACATTAGGCGAAACCTTTGTAAATACCACCGGCGGTAGCAACATGCAAGTTACGCAAGGTTTTCAACAAGGAAACTTTCAGGTTTCTACAGCCATTGATAAATCGGAAGAATGGGGTATTGAAATAAAGGTTTATCCAAATCCCGTAAAGAATCTCTTGACGGTAGAAACCCAACAACAATCAGTAAAACTTAGGTTTCGATTGTATAATGTAAATGGCAAACTGTTGAAAAACGGTACGGTAGATGCATCTCGCCAAAGCATAAACCTATCCAATTATCCTCCGGGAAATTACATATTTCAAATGTTGGAAGCATCTGAACTTATAAAATCGTTTAATGTGGTTAAGCAGGAGTAA
- the ftsY gene encoding signal recognition particle-docking protein FtsY has product MGLFGSFTKDKKDKLDKGLAKTKESVFKKLSRAVAGRSRVDDDVLDQLEEILITSDVGVDTTLKIIRRIEDRVARDKFMNTSELNKILKEEIVALLSENQVDGEGDFDLPQSEHPYVIMVVGVNGVGKTTTIGKLAHKFKAAGKKVVLGAADTFRAAAIEQLQVWADRVDVPLVRQNMGSDPASVAYDTLASAKKQGADVVIIDTAGRLHNKVNLMNELSKVKKVMQKVVPDTPNEIILVLDGSTGQNAFEQAKEFTKATEVNTLVITKLDGTAKGGVVIGVSDQFKIPVKYIGIGEGIDDLQVFNRTEFVDSLFN; this is encoded by the coding sequence ATGGGATTGTTCGGGAGTTTTACCAAAGATAAAAAAGATAAACTCGATAAGGGTCTGGCAAAGACTAAAGAGAGTGTGTTTAAAAAACTTTCGCGTGCCGTTGCCGGCCGTTCGCGTGTGGATGATGATGTCCTGGACCAGTTGGAAGAAATCCTTATTACCTCCGATGTAGGCGTAGATACCACTCTGAAAATTATCCGACGCATTGAGGATAGGGTGGCGAGAGATAAATTCATGAATACCTCTGAATTGAATAAAATACTAAAAGAGGAAATTGTGGCGCTTCTTTCTGAAAATCAGGTGGATGGCGAAGGTGATTTTGATCTGCCACAAAGCGAGCACCCTTATGTGATTATGGTGGTAGGTGTAAATGGTGTAGGTAAAACAACTACTATTGGCAAGCTGGCGCATAAGTTTAAAGCAGCCGGTAAAAAAGTAGTGTTAGGTGCTGCCGATACCTTTAGGGCAGCCGCCATAGAGCAACTGCAGGTGTGGGCCGATAGGGTAGATGTTCCTCTGGTGCGCCAAAATATGGGTTCGGATCCGGCTTCAGTGGCCTACGATACCTTGGCTTCGGCTAAAAAGCAAGGTGCCGATGTGGTTATCATCGATACTGCCGGAAGATTGCACAATAAGGTAAACCTGATGAACGAGCTCAGCAAAGTTAAAAAGGTAATGCAAAAAGTAGTGCCCGATACGCCAAACGAAATTATTCTGGTGCTCGATGGTAGCACCGGACAAAATGCCTTTGAGCAGGCCAAGGAATTTACTAAAGCCACGGAAGTAAATACGCTGGTGATAACGAAGTTGGATGGAACAGCAAAAGGAGGCGTGGTGATAGGTGTTTCCGACCAATTCAAAATCCCAGTAAAATATATAGGTATTGGGGAAGGAATAGACGATTTGCAGGTTTTTAA